One Fretibacterium sp. OH1220_COT-178 genomic window carries:
- the greA gene encoding transcription elongation factor GreA, whose product MIAKKNENQVVVTRDGYERLSAELVDLRTVRRLEVARQLEEARAFGDLSENAEYAAAKDEQAKVETRILELETMLAKTRIVDEDKLDTNKVAIGLTVTLQDLSDSKKHYTYTIVGSEELSSSDDTSVATQRISQKSPVGQAILGHVAGDDVYVKIPRGTRHLKIVKIERADRKGAKR is encoded by the coding sequence GTGATAGCTAAGAAAAACGAAAATCAAGTGGTGGTGACTCGGGACGGCTACGAACGCTTGTCCGCCGAGCTGGTCGATCTCAGGACCGTCCGCCGGCTGGAGGTTGCCCGCCAACTGGAGGAGGCCCGGGCCTTCGGCGACCTCAGCGAGAACGCGGAGTACGCGGCCGCCAAGGACGAACAGGCGAAGGTGGAAACCCGTATTCTGGAACTGGAGACGATGCTCGCCAAGACCCGCATCGTCGACGAGGACAAGTTGGACACCAACAAGGTTGCGATAGGCCTCACCGTAACGCTTCAGGACCTTTCGGACTCCAAGAAGCACTACACCTACACCATCGTGGGCTCCGAGGAGTTGTCGAGCTCTGACGACACCTCCGTCGCCACCCAGCGCATTTCCCAGAAAAGTCCCGTCGGCCAGGCCATCCTGGGGCACGTTGCGGGCGACGATGTGTACGTCAAGATCCCCCGGGGCACGCGGCATCTGAAGATCGTGAAGATCGAGCGGGCCGACCGGAAGGGCGCAAAACGCTGA
- a CDS encoding Bax inhibitor-1/YccA family protein, with amino-acid sequence MIKDTGGAASFSIQDVRLEVTNAFFRKVYHWMAAGLILTAVVAHLAASSETLIGLIYGSRWTLMALILAELGLVIGLSAGINRMSAGTASVMFVVYSALNGLTLSHVLLIYTGQSVFSAFLTTAGMFGGMSVYGLYTKRDLTSWGSFLTMGLIGLIVAMVVNIFLRSAMTQFVISIFGVLIFMGLTAWDTRKLRDIGFELDGVEGNPKAHKLAIIGALQLYLDFVNMFLYLLQLFGRRR; translated from the coding sequence ATGATAAAGGATACCGGAGGAGCGGCTTCTTTTTCCATTCAGGACGTGCGACTGGAGGTGACCAACGCCTTTTTCCGCAAGGTCTACCACTGGATGGCGGCTGGGCTGATCCTCACCGCCGTCGTGGCTCACCTGGCGGCATCCAGCGAGACGCTGATCGGCCTGATTTATGGCTCCCGGTGGACGCTGATGGCGCTGATCCTCGCCGAGCTGGGCCTGGTCATCGGCCTTTCCGCCGGAATCAATCGGATGTCGGCGGGAACGGCCTCGGTAATGTTCGTCGTCTACAGCGCTTTGAACGGTCTCACGCTCTCTCACGTTCTGTTGATCTATACCGGGCAGTCGGTCTTCAGCGCCTTTTTGACGACGGCGGGGATGTTTGGGGGCATGAGCGTCTACGGCCTCTACACGAAGAGGGATCTCACCTCCTGGGGAAGTTTTTTGACGATGGGCCTGATCGGATTGATCGTTGCCATGGTCGTCAACATATTTCTGCGCTCGGCCATGACCCAGTTCGTGATCAGCATTTTCGGCGTCCTGATCTTTATGGGGCTGACGGCCTGGGATACCCGGAAGCTGCGCGACATCGGCTTCGAGCTGGACGGCGTGGAGGGCAATCCCAAAGCGCACAAGCTGGCCATCATCGGCGCGCTGCAGCTCTATCTCGATTTTGTCAACATGTTTCTCTACCTTCTGCAGCTCTTCGGCAGGCGCCGTTGA
- a CDS encoding ribonuclease J, with the protein MSEKNARPRRRGKSSGTARRKEAQLKFIPLGGLGEIGKNMYAVEYGEDIVVIDCGLMFPDQELPGIDYIVPDISYLEANREKVLAIVITHGHEDHTGALPFVLPRLNVPLYGTKLTLGLIGNKLKEDLPNFKPRMNEIKAGDIVEIGPFKIRFIAVSHSIPDAVALSIETPLGRLVHTGDFKLDSTPIDGRVTDYGAFAEEGDKGVLLLTSDSTNAERKGFTPSERIISGTLEQLYRNYRTRRIIISSFASNVHRIQQVVDGAMRFNRKVAFLGRSMVRNVELARELNYLKLDKKMMVPIEDIGKVPDNQLVILTTGSQGEPFSGLVMMSRGEHRMVTLGDHDAVFLLASVIPGNEKLVNNTINRLFALGCEVVYEQDRQTHVSGHASSEELKIVLNLVRPQYFAPIHGEYRHLVRHSQLAQEVGIPGRNVFVMGNGDVLAFSKGAKPRVKEHVQAGAVLIDGNAAAGLKSVVMKERRELAEDGVLVLSVALDPRGGLVAPLGIETQGVFISDDRKKIFDEIRAATERVLKEFSGTASIDAEVVARGIRSRVRDVLRRRSSSYAVVLPIVSIVGQDASLGDTWLEKEFF; encoded by the coding sequence ATGTCTGAAAAGAACGCACGGCCGCGCCGCAGAGGCAAGTCCTCGGGAACGGCCAGACGAAAAGAGGCCCAGCTCAAGTTCATTCCCTTGGGAGGCCTGGGGGAGATCGGCAAGAACATGTATGCCGTCGAGTACGGCGAGGATATCGTCGTGATCGACTGTGGGCTGATGTTTCCGGACCAGGAACTGCCGGGTATCGACTACATCGTCCCGGACATCTCCTATCTGGAGGCGAATCGCGAGAAGGTGCTAGCGATCGTCATAACCCACGGGCACGAGGACCACACGGGCGCGCTGCCCTTCGTGCTTCCGCGCCTCAACGTCCCCCTCTACGGTACGAAGCTGACGCTGGGACTGATCGGAAACAAGCTCAAGGAGGACCTTCCGAACTTCAAACCCCGGATGAACGAGATCAAGGCGGGGGACATCGTCGAGATCGGTCCCTTCAAGATTCGCTTCATCGCGGTCAGCCACTCCATCCCGGACGCCGTGGCCCTGTCGATCGAGACGCCTCTGGGGCGGCTCGTGCATACGGGGGACTTCAAGTTGGATTCCACCCCCATCGATGGGCGCGTGACGGACTACGGAGCTTTTGCTGAGGAGGGGGACAAGGGCGTCCTGCTTTTGACCTCGGATTCCACCAACGCGGAGCGCAAGGGCTTCACCCCCTCGGAGCGCATCATCAGCGGGACCCTGGAGCAGCTGTACCGCAACTACAGGACGCGGCGCATCATCATCTCCTCCTTCGCCAGCAACGTGCACCGCATCCAGCAGGTGGTCGACGGAGCCATGCGCTTCAACCGCAAGGTTGCCTTCCTCGGGCGCAGCATGGTGCGCAACGTGGAGCTGGCCCGGGAACTGAACTACCTGAAGCTCGACAAGAAGATGATGGTGCCGATCGAGGACATCGGCAAGGTGCCCGACAATCAGCTGGTGATCCTGACGACGGGGAGCCAGGGGGAGCCCTTCTCGGGGCTGGTCATGATGAGTCGGGGCGAGCACCGCATGGTGACCCTGGGGGACCACGACGCCGTGTTCCTGTTGGCGTCCGTGATTCCCGGGAACGAGAAGCTCGTCAACAACACGATCAATCGCCTGTTCGCCTTGGGCTGTGAGGTGGTGTACGAGCAGGACAGGCAGACGCACGTGTCCGGGCACGCCTCCTCCGAGGAACTCAAAATCGTCCTCAACCTGGTTCGGCCTCAGTACTTCGCCCCGATCCACGGGGAGTATCGCCATCTCGTGCGCCACTCCCAGCTGGCCCAGGAGGTCGGGATTCCCGGGCGGAACGTCTTTGTGATGGGCAATGGCGACGTCCTCGCCTTCTCCAAGGGGGCGAAACCCCGCGTGAAGGAGCACGTCCAGGCCGGGGCCGTCCTGATCGACGGCAACGCGGCCGCAGGGTTGAAGAGCGTCGTGATGAAGGAGCGCCGCGAGCTGGCGGAGGACGGTGTCCTGGTACTCTCCGTCGCTCTGGACCCGAGGGGCGGTTTGGTTGCCCCCTTGGGCATCGAGACTCAGGGGGTGTTCATCTCCGACGACCGCAAGAAGATTTTCGATGAGATTCGCGCCGCGACCGAACGGGTGCTCAAGGAGTTCTCGGGCACCGCGAGCATCGATGCGGAGGTCGTTGCTCGGGGGATAAGAAGCCGGGTGCGGGATGTTCTCAGGCGGCGCAGTTCCTCCTATGCCGTGGTTCTGCCGATCGTCTCCATCGTGGGGCAGGACGCCTCGCTCGGGGACACCTGGCTGGAGAAGGAGTTTTTCTGA
- a CDS encoding undecaprenyl-diphosphate phosphatase, whose protein sequence is MMEFNGRTLLLGAVQGLCEFLPVSSSGHLALIQNHFGFGGEGLLAFDLLLHCATMLAVLIFFRRDLGVLAMQWFRGCVSASARREEGWRYGWGVLAAVLVTGGVAVPLKGLVESAMLSQIAVGSGLLVTAGLLFLVPLFPEGGRRLYLGASLFVGLAQGLAVFPGVSRSGATIAAGLFMGLAVDEAFRFSFLASIPAILGASLLEGMELWRRGGMSSLPQGWGWAVLAAFFLGWLALSLMRRLVLSGRWVYFGLYCLLLGIVAIVSTVGLGF, encoded by the coding sequence ATGATGGAGTTCAACGGGAGAACGCTGCTCCTCGGGGCCGTCCAGGGGCTGTGCGAGTTCCTGCCCGTCAGCAGTTCGGGACATCTCGCCCTGATTCAGAATCATTTCGGTTTCGGCGGGGAGGGGCTCCTGGCCTTCGACCTGCTGCTTCACTGCGCTACGATGCTGGCGGTGCTGATCTTTTTTCGAAGGGACCTTGGCGTACTGGCCATGCAGTGGTTTCGGGGCTGCGTCTCCGCCTCCGCCCGACGGGAGGAGGGATGGCGTTACGGCTGGGGCGTTCTTGCGGCGGTTCTGGTCACGGGGGGCGTCGCCGTGCCGCTCAAGGGGCTTGTCGAGTCGGCGATGCTCTCTCAGATCGCCGTGGGCAGCGGTCTTTTGGTTACTGCGGGGCTTCTGTTTCTCGTGCCCCTCTTTCCCGAGGGAGGGCGACGACTGTATCTGGGGGCCTCTCTTTTTGTAGGTCTCGCTCAGGGGTTGGCGGTCTTTCCCGGGGTTTCCCGCTCCGGCGCGACGATAGCGGCCGGGCTGTTCATGGGGCTGGCCGTCGATGAGGCCTTCCGTTTCTCCTTTTTGGCGTCGATCCCGGCCATTCTGGGCGCTTCCCTTCTGGAGGGGATGGAGCTCTGGAGACGAGGCGGAATGTCGTCCCTGCCGCAGGGCTGGGGATGGGCCGTCTTGGCCGCGTTCTTCCTGGGCTGGCTGGCCCTGAGCCTGATGCGGCGGCTTGTGCTCTCCGGACGCTGGGTCTACTTCGGGCTCTACTGCCTTCTTCTGGGGATTGTCGCCATCGTTTCCACGGTCGGGCTGGGTTTTTGA
- a CDS encoding Maf family protein yields MSGTWHFPVGEGISVLLASGSPRRRALLAELGWRFDTFSPDVDESALPGESPAALCERLARLKAESGGDSTKQVLVLAADTIVVVEGRVLGKPADRMEGIEMLRLLQGRSHEVLTGLALRWNGETVSAVERTTVCFRPLSEDQILAYAETGEGEDKAGSYAIQGKGALLVASIEGDYFNVVGFPLCRLGMMLESVGIGLESVWAGLRRKISMNGGAGA; encoded by the coding sequence TTGAGCGGAACATGGCATTTTCCTGTGGGGGAGGGCATTTCCGTCCTGCTGGCGTCGGGCAGCCCCCGGCGCCGCGCGCTTTTGGCGGAGCTGGGATGGCGTTTCGACACCTTCTCGCCCGACGTCGACGAGTCCGCCCTGCCGGGCGAGTCCCCGGCGGCCCTGTGCGAGCGTCTGGCGCGTCTGAAGGCGGAGTCGGGCGGGGATTCAACAAAGCAGGTCCTGGTCCTGGCGGCGGACACCATCGTGGTCGTGGAGGGGCGGGTCCTGGGCAAGCCGGCCGACCGCATGGAGGGGATCGAGATGCTGCGTCTCCTGCAGGGCCGGTCACACGAGGTCCTGACCGGCCTTGCCCTCCGCTGGAACGGCGAGACCGTCTCGGCTGTGGAGCGGACGACGGTTTGCTTTCGCCCTCTGAGTGAGGACCAGATTCTGGCCTACGCGGAGACGGGCGAGGGGGAGGACAAGGCCGGTTCCTACGCGATTCAGGGCAAAGGAGCGCTGCTGGTCGCCTCGATCGAGGGGGATTACTTCAACGTCGTGGGCTTTCCTCTCTGCAGGTTGGGGATGATGTTGGAATCCGTGGGAATCGGACTGGAAAGCGTTTGGGCGGGGTTGCGGCGAAAAATATCGATGAACGGAGGCGCGGGGGCGTGA
- a CDS encoding DUF5693 family protein, producing MRISHRCFVGLVVLSIAVCSAYGLWGRWRLEAGNTAVAIVADFRDVLPLARVSGVSVDEALALLKERGLRGLMVGELTGKDSFNGVGPVALSSAREDGIEGTRLFLDPGFPYFERAGDWLGLRLGSGARPSRDGGRLLPAPLGMLETIGIVPDVEGLEAAVRSGLPIFYRPAPSMGWQTQNAADVLGAVLDAYPVAAVAPSGEIVTGYPDVSGIALESRRRSVPVAMVEFSRQLGAAQLNGLSYPLLLPLHSVTNEELLARNINRRTLLERLVRAAEERSVRLLVLRSAPLGSAGGTLEAYAGEVGALAADLEGRGFGMKWPKPLFTDGVRRSEPPSAFALAAAFLFFLWRYSVRMAGARSGDGPVRLPFLIASLLFTGALALLIRWVPSVPRFVGALAAPLIVTEASLAAMDFGRWRLSWWLSASVGFVLAVVGGLALAAFFSDPLYMLRLRTFSGVKLTLLLPPLLVLLHDLRNRVHPESLNALLSRPPLWGELLLGAVLLGALGIMLFRSDNVQFIPGFEAKVRVALERWLIARPRSKEVFLGYPSLILLAFAVRNGLWTRYREVLRIGVVLGFSSVVNSFCHFHTPIAFILLREFNGLWLGLLLGVALVLAVHWILMPLGRGFRVLAE from the coding sequence GTGAGGATATCGCATCGTTGTTTTGTCGGACTGGTGGTCCTGTCGATCGCCGTGTGTTCCGCTTACGGCCTGTGGGGCCGATGGCGGCTGGAAGCCGGCAATACCGCCGTGGCGATCGTCGCCGATTTCAGGGATGTCCTTCCCTTGGCCCGAGTGTCCGGAGTCTCCGTCGACGAGGCGCTCGCCCTTCTGAAGGAGAGAGGGCTGCGCGGACTGATGGTCGGTGAGCTCACGGGAAAGGACAGCTTCAACGGGGTCGGTCCGGTAGCCCTCTCCTCGGCTCGGGAGGACGGGATCGAGGGGACGCGCCTTTTTCTGGATCCCGGCTTCCCGTACTTTGAGCGCGCCGGGGATTGGCTGGGATTGCGTTTGGGGAGCGGAGCCCGTCCTTCCCGGGACGGAGGGCGGTTGCTTCCCGCCCCCCTCGGCATGCTCGAGACCATCGGCATCGTTCCGGATGTCGAGGGCCTGGAGGCGGCCGTTCGCTCCGGGCTGCCCATCTTCTATCGGCCGGCTCCCTCCATGGGCTGGCAGACACAAAATGCCGCAGATGTGCTCGGGGCGGTTCTGGACGCCTATCCCGTGGCGGCGGTGGCGCCCTCCGGGGAGATTGTCACCGGCTATCCCGATGTCTCGGGCATCGCGTTGGAATCGAGGAGACGGTCGGTCCCCGTGGCCATGGTCGAGTTCTCGCGCCAGCTTGGGGCCGCGCAGTTGAACGGCCTGAGCTACCCCCTGCTCCTGCCCCTGCACAGCGTGACGAACGAGGAGCTTCTGGCCCGCAACATCAACCGCCGCACCCTGCTGGAGCGTCTTGTCCGTGCTGCCGAGGAGCGGTCCGTCCGGCTCCTCGTGCTTCGGTCGGCCCCTCTGGGAAGCGCGGGGGGTACGCTGGAAGCCTATGCCGGGGAAGTCGGTGCCCTTGCCGCGGACCTGGAAGGACGCGGGTTCGGGATGAAATGGCCCAAGCCCCTGTTCACCGACGGCGTTCGGCGTTCGGAGCCTCCCTCCGCCTTTGCGCTGGCCGCGGCCTTTCTTTTCTTTCTTTGGCGTTACTCCGTGCGTATGGCCGGGGCCCGGAGCGGCGACGGGCCCGTGCGCCTGCCGTTCCTGATCGCCTCTCTGCTCTTCACGGGCGCTCTTGCCCTCCTGATCCGATGGGTCCCCTCCGTGCCGAGATTCGTCGGCGCATTGGCCGCCCCGCTCATCGTGACGGAGGCCTCCCTGGCCGCCATGGACTTTGGCCGGTGGCGTCTCTCTTGGTGGCTTTCCGCCTCGGTCGGCTTTGTTCTGGCCGTAGTCGGAGGGCTGGCCCTGGCCGCCTTTTTCAGCGATCCGCTCTATATGCTGAGGTTGAGGACGTTTTCCGGGGTCAAGCTGACCCTGTTGCTGCCGCCCTTGCTCGTGTTGCTGCATGACCTGCGAAACAGGGTGCATCCCGAGTCGCTGAACGCATTGCTGTCCCGTCCGCCGCTGTGGGGGGAGCTCCTCCTCGGGGCTGTGCTCCTTGGCGCGCTGGGGATCATGTTGTTCCGGAGCGACAACGTCCAGTTCATTCCCGGCTTCGAGGCGAAGGTGCGCGTGGCGCTCGAGCGGTGGCTCATCGCCCGGCCTCGCAGCAAGGAGGTCTTCCTCGGCTATCCATCCCTGATCCTGCTAGCTTTTGCCGTGAGAAACGGGCTGTGGACTCGATATCGCGAGGTCCTGCGCATTGGCGTGGTCTTGGGGTTCTCCTCCGTGGTGAACAGCTTTTGTCATTTCCATACCCCGATTGCCTTCATCCTGCTCCGCGAGTTCAACGGCCTGTGGCTCGGCCTGCTTCTGGGCGTCGCTTTGGTCCTGGCCGTACACTGGATCCTGATGCCTTTGGGGCGGGGGTTCCGCGTCCTGGCGGAATGA
- the csaB gene encoding polysaccharide pyruvyl transferase CsaB: MTRSVSRRYRAALAGYYGFGNLGDELLAQASLEALERVGVDRERVVVLSNDPEGTARALGVHAVSRWRLREVASALRSSETLLLGGGGLFQDNTSLRSCLWYWGVVRLARLCGAVPWALGQSIGPLRSAAARWMTRDALGSCRILHLRDTFSEEWAGRLGLSAVRGTDLVLTLNFPSSAARPGEAGRRLLLNLRPVPDLDRWVRLVAPCAGGFSGEVVGTALSGEDETLLHSLRESGALRLDRVERVTELDGAARLWTGAAAAIGMRLHFAVLAALQGTPLAVLPYDPKVAGFAESAEVPCALEDLPEPRVPVPFSDRDSVVAQLDGLCRSMFPS, from the coding sequence ATGACCCGCTCAGTTTCCCGGCGCTACCGGGCCGCCCTGGCCGGCTACTACGGGTTCGGCAACCTGGGGGACGAACTGCTGGCCCAAGCCTCTTTGGAGGCCCTGGAGCGCGTGGGCGTGGATCGGGAACGGGTCGTCGTGTTGTCGAACGATCCGGAGGGCACCGCTCGCGCCCTGGGGGTCCATGCGGTGTCCCGATGGCGCCTGCGTGAGGTGGCCTCGGCTCTGCGCTCCAGCGAGACCCTGCTCCTGGGGGGAGGGGGGCTGTTTCAGGACAACACCAGTCTGCGCTCCTGCCTCTGGTACTGGGGGGTGGTCCGTCTGGCGAGGCTTTGTGGGGCCGTTCCCTGGGCTCTGGGACAGTCGATCGGCCCTCTTCGGAGTGCTGCGGCGCGCTGGATGACGCGGGATGCCCTGGGGAGCTGCAGGATCCTTCACCTGCGGGATACCTTCTCGGAGGAGTGGGCCGGACGTCTTGGTCTGTCCGCGGTCAGGGGAACGGATCTGGTTTTGACGCTCAACTTCCCCTCGTCTGCAGCGCGCCCTGGGGAGGCCGGACGGAGGCTCCTGCTCAACCTGCGCCCCGTCCCGGATCTGGACCGCTGGGTTCGTCTCGTGGCCCCCTGCGCCGGGGGGTTCTCCGGCGAAGTCGTCGGGACCGCGCTCTCGGGCGAGGACGAAACCCTGCTCCACTCCCTCCGGGAGAGCGGGGCCCTGAGGCTGGATCGGGTGGAGCGCGTTACGGAGCTGGACGGTGCTGCCCGTCTTTGGACGGGCGCCGCGGCTGCGATCGGGATGCGTCTGCACTTTGCGGTGCTCGCTGCACTTCAGGGGACGCCGCTTGCCGTGTTGCCCTACGATCCCAAGGTCGCCGGATTCGCCGAGAGCGCGGAGGTGCCCTGTGCCCTGGAGGACCTCCCCGAGCCGCGGGTTCCGGTCCCATTTTCCGATCGAGACTCCGTGGTCGCTCAGCTCGACGGGCTTTGCCGGTCGATGTTTCCATCGTAG
- a CDS encoding tyrosine-type recombinase/integrase, with the protein MAHIGGKTASEHTLVNYATDLRQFADYLAGRSISEVDQVEPTVLRGYLRELYGWGYARATISRKLSSLRGFFGFLKERGLLDRNPARALRGPAAPRGLPRALSEEAVSRMFEMAAASESPVRDTAVMELLYGCGLRISELVGLRWSDVDLEERWLVVLGKGSKERRVPFGTCAQRALERLGARSGVSEPYVFEGRGGRPLTVRTVHRIVTSLAARCGLEGVTPHVLRHSCATHLVERGASLKFVQEFLGHESLSTTQIYLAVSASWMKESYAAAHPRARVADGE; encoded by the coding sequence ATGGCGCATATCGGCGGCAAGACGGCCTCGGAGCACACCCTTGTCAACTATGCGACGGATCTGAGGCAATTTGCGGATTATCTTGCGGGGCGCTCCATCTCGGAGGTGGACCAGGTCGAGCCCACGGTTCTGAGGGGCTATCTGAGGGAACTGTACGGATGGGGCTATGCCAGGGCGACGATTTCCCGTAAACTCTCGTCTCTGCGCGGATTTTTTGGTTTTCTGAAGGAGCGCGGACTGCTCGATCGGAATCCTGCCAGGGCTTTGCGAGGTCCCGCAGCTCCGAGAGGGCTTCCCAGGGCGCTGTCCGAGGAGGCCGTAAGCCGGATGTTCGAGATGGCTGCGGCAAGCGAGTCGCCGGTCAGAGACACGGCGGTTATGGAGCTTCTCTACGGCTGCGGTCTGCGAATATCGGAGCTTGTGGGGCTCAGATGGTCGGACGTGGATCTCGAGGAGCGCTGGCTTGTCGTTCTGGGCAAGGGAAGCAAGGAGCGCCGCGTGCCCTTCGGCACCTGTGCTCAGAGGGCTCTGGAGCGCCTCGGGGCCCGAAGCGGCGTGTCGGAGCCCTACGTCTTCGAGGGGCGTGGGGGCCGGCCGCTTACGGTGCGTACGGTCCACCGCATTGTCACGTCTCTGGCCGCGCGTTGCGGACTGGAGGGGGTGACGCCCCATGTCCTGCGTCACAGCTGTGCGACGCACCTGGTGGAGCGGGGGGCTTCGCTCAAGTTCGTCCAGGAGTTTCTGGGGCATGAGAGCCTTTCGACCACTCAGATCTACCTCGCGGTAAGCGCCTCCTGGATGAAGGAGAGCTACGCGGCGGCCCATCCGCGGGCCCGTGTTGCGGATGGGGAATGA
- the hslV gene encoding ATP-dependent protease subunit HslV yields the protein MRTLFKGTTIVCVRSGERVAMAGDGQVTLGSQIIKSGARKVRRLLNGRVLTGFAGSTADAMTLLERFENCLEQEKGDLMKAAVKLVREWRTDKALRRLEAMMLAADTKLTLLLSGAGDILEPEGDVASIGSGSGYALAAARAFREGTDWPPERIAQRAIELASEICIYTDDVVTLEVLGE from the coding sequence ATGAGGACACTGTTCAAGGGAACGACCATCGTGTGCGTCCGCTCGGGAGAGCGGGTGGCCATGGCCGGAGACGGCCAGGTGACGTTGGGAAGTCAGATCATCAAATCGGGCGCACGGAAGGTTCGTCGGCTTCTTAACGGCAGGGTTTTGACGGGTTTTGCGGGGAGTACGGCCGATGCCATGACTTTGCTGGAACGGTTCGAGAATTGCCTGGAACAGGAAAAGGGCGATCTCATGAAGGCGGCCGTCAAGCTGGTGCGGGAGTGGCGCACGGACAAGGCGCTGCGCCGGCTGGAGGCGATGATGCTGGCTGCGGATACCAAGCTGACGCTGCTCCTGAGCGGGGCAGGGGATATCCTGGAACCCGAGGGGGACGTGGCCTCCATCGGCTCGGGGTCGGGCTATGCACTGGCTGCGGCCAGAGCGTTTCGCGAGGGAACGGACTGGCCGCCCGAGCGCATTGCTCAACGAGCGATAGAGCTCGCGTCGGAGATTTGCATCTATACGGACGATGTGGTGACGCTGGAGGTTCTGGGAGAATGA
- the hslU gene encoding ATP-dependent protease ATPase subunit HslU, translated as MTPRLDSALTPSRVIEYLDRYIVGQEKAKRAVAVALRNRLRRRVLPPEMAREIVPKNILMVGPTGVGKTEIARRLATLVHAPFIKVEATKFTEVGYVGRDVESMIRDLVEFSVAMVRRRMLEDVQEPALERAEQRLIDALLPRSEKKFAMPDFMKVFGAGADAENEERRSEEDRGQEATRAKLLTMLREGRLADREVDVEVADSAVALPILGGAGMDSMGINLNEMLSGMLPKRSKKRRMKVNEALRILQGEEAEKLIDSDALAQEALEKVQEDGIIFLDELDKVVAKGGASGPDVSREGVQRDLLPIVEGSVVQTRYGPVKTDHILFIAAGAFSGVKPSDLIPELQGRFPIRVELQPLSWENLQQILTEPENSLLKQYSALISTEGVELSFTEEATRAIAELASQMNAEMEDIGARRLHTMLEQLLEEISFDVCDAPVPRIEIDAELVRERLNDLVEDRDIRRYLL; from the coding sequence ATGACGCCTCGCCTGGATTCCGCTCTGACGCCTTCGCGGGTGATCGAGTATCTGGATCGTTACATCGTGGGACAGGAAAAGGCCAAGAGAGCTGTGGCCGTAGCGCTTCGCAATCGTCTGCGCCGTCGCGTGCTGCCGCCCGAGATGGCGCGGGAGATCGTGCCCAAGAACATCCTGATGGTGGGGCCGACGGGCGTGGGCAAGACGGAGATTGCCCGGCGTCTGGCCACCTTGGTTCATGCTCCCTTCATCAAGGTCGAGGCCACGAAATTTACGGAGGTGGGGTACGTCGGACGGGACGTGGAGTCCATGATCCGGGACCTCGTGGAGTTCTCCGTTGCAATGGTGCGCAGGCGGATGCTGGAGGACGTTCAGGAGCCCGCGCTCGAGAGGGCGGAGCAGCGCCTGATCGACGCCCTGTTGCCGAGGAGCGAGAAGAAATTTGCGATGCCCGATTTCATGAAGGTCTTCGGGGCCGGGGCCGATGCGGAGAATGAGGAACGCCGATCCGAGGAGGATCGGGGACAGGAGGCCACTCGAGCCAAGCTCCTGACGATGCTGCGGGAGGGGCGGCTGGCCGACCGGGAGGTTGACGTGGAGGTCGCGGACAGTGCGGTGGCGCTTCCCATCCTGGGTGGAGCTGGGATGGACTCCATGGGAATCAACTTGAATGAGATGCTCAGCGGCATGCTGCCCAAGCGTTCGAAGAAACGCCGAATGAAGGTGAACGAGGCCCTTCGGATCCTCCAGGGAGAGGAGGCCGAGAAGCTCATCGACTCGGACGCCCTGGCGCAGGAGGCCCTGGAAAAGGTCCAGGAGGACGGCATCATCTTTCTGGATGAGCTGGACAAGGTCGTCGCGAAGGGGGGAGCAAGCGGTCCGGATGTGAGCCGAGAGGGCGTGCAGCGCGACCTCCTGCCGATCGTGGAGGGGTCCGTCGTTCAGACCCGTTACGGGCCCGTCAAAACGGATCACATCCTCTTCATCGCGGCCGGAGCCTTCAGTGGAGTGAAGCCGTCCGACCTGATTCCCGAGCTTCAGGGGCGCTTTCCCATTCGGGTGGAGCTCCAACCGCTGAGCTGGGAAAATCTGCAGCAGATTCTGACGGAGCCCGAGAACAGCCTGTTGAAGCAATACAGCGCCCTGATCTCCACCGAGGGCGTCGAGTTGAGCTTCACCGAGGAGGCCACGCGCGCGATCGCCGAGCTGGCCAGCCAGATGAATGCCGAGATGGAGGACATCGGGGCAAGGAGGCTGCACACGATGCTGGAGCAGCTCCTCGAGGAGATCAGCTTCGACGTCTGCGATGCGCCGGTTCCCCGAATCGAGATCGATGCGGAGCTCGTCAGGGAGCGCCTGAACGACTTGGTGGAGGATCGGGATATTCGCCGCTATCTTCTTTAA